Proteins encoded in a region of the Panicum hallii strain FIL2 chromosome 3, PHallii_v3.1, whole genome shotgun sequence genome:
- the LOC112886799 gene encoding uncharacterized protein LOC112886799, translating into MSSSSSALAKGKSAVGSSSGSAKFEAKGKSSAASASAKRATTTRGRGKAEKKVYSLPGQKFDPPEEREPLRIFYESLSKQIPSSEMAEFWLMEHGLLSPERAKKAYERKQKRQQQVRMGTPIKPSGRKDRPAESSKKPAAWSNMTLKAKKRVDYSDDDNDFIVKMKRSRG; encoded by the exons atgtcgtcgtcgtcctcggccCTGGCCAAGGGCAAGTCCGCAGTCGGATCTTCGTCCGGATCTGCCAAATTCGAG GCTAAAGGGAAATCCTCAGCAGCATCCGCCTCCGCCAAGCGAGCAACCACCACCAGGGGCAGAGGGAAGGCCGAGAAGAAGGTCTACTCGCTGCCCGGCCAGAAGTTCGATCCTCCGGAGGAGAGGGAGCCTCTCAGGATATTCTACGAGTCCTTGTCCAAGCAGATCCCCTCCAGCGAGATGGCTGAATTCTG GTTAATGGAGCATGGTTTGTTGTCTCCGGAGAGAGCAAAGAAAGCATATGAAAGGAAGCAAAAGCGGCAGCAGCAAGTGCGAATGGGTACCCCGATTAAGCCTAGCGGAAGAAAAGACAGACCAGCTGAAAGTTCAAAGAAACCAGCCGCATGGAGCAATATGACCTTGAAGGCAAAGAAAAGAGTTGATTACAGTGACGACGATAACGATTTCATTGTGAAGATGAAGAGATCCAGGGGATGA